CGGGGACGGTGATGACCACGTCTTTGATCTTTTCCCCCAGATACTTGGAGGCATCATCCACCAGCTTGCGTAGCACCTGGGCAGAGATCTCCTCAGGGGCATACTGCTTGCCCATCACCTCGAAACGCACGGCATTGTCCTTACCTGAGGTCACCTTATAGGGGACGATCTTGATCTCCTCCGGGACCTCATTGTATTTGCGTCCGATAAACCGCTTGGTGGAAAAGACGGTGTTCTCTGAGTTCAGGACCGCCTGTCGTTTGGCGATCTGCCCTACCAGGCGTTCCCCATCCTTGGTAAAGGCCACCACTGAGGGGGTCGTCCTGGAACCCTCTGCATTAACGATGACAGTGGGCTTGCCTCCCTC
The DNA window shown above is from Deltaproteobacteria bacterium and carries:
- a CDS encoding Hsp70 family protein; the protein is MAKAIGIDLGTTNSAIAVMEGGKPTVIVNAEGSRTTPSVVAFTKDGERLVGQIAKRQAVLNSENTVFSTKRFIGRKYNEVPEEIKIVPYKVTSGKDNAVRFEVMGKQYAPEEISAQVLRKLVDDASKYLGEKIKDVVITVP